The nucleotide window CCATCGCTTTGCCGATACCAACAAATTGTTGCAGCAGGCTCGTACCTGTGGCGATGCCACGTTTGACAAAGGGAATGCAGAGCGTAGCTGAATCAGCCATGACACGCAGATCACATCCGAGTGCGAGATTAAATCCTGCCCCATGGGCATGGCCATTAATCATGGCAATCACAGGTTTGGATAACGCCCGTATCTTCGCCACCACCAATGGCCAGCGACCTTCGCCTTTCACATATTGTTTTGCTGGATCTTTGTAGCGAAAATCAGGCTCACCTGGATCGGTCATACCCTTAAGATCATCACCAGCACAAAATGCTCGCCCTGCACCGGTAAGAATCACAACTCGTACATTTTCATCACGGTCGCATTCTTCCAGCGCTTGCAGCAACTCCACGCCAACGCGGACGTTGAGCGCGTTCAAGCGTTCCGGGCGATTGAGGACAAGGCGGGTGATGCCGGCGTCGCGGTGAACAAGGAGATGGCGGAAAGTCATAAAGAATCCCTAAAACTAGTAGTTAACTACGTTAACTCTGAGGGGTCAGCAGTGATGTCATTCCCGCGAAAGCGGGAATCCAGGGGAATTAATGCATATCTTCTGTTTAAATTTCCTGGATTCCGGGTCTCGCGTTGCTCGCCCGGAATGACGATTCTCTATCTCGCAAATCTTTTGAGATGAAGCATCAGAAACTAGGAACGAGAAACTTTCTTCCCCACAAGCCCCAAGTCCCTAGCCTCTAGCCCCATGTTTTGTGATCAGTACAACACCTTCTCTTCTTTCAACTTGGCAATCACCTCATCGCTGTAGCCAAACACACTGCGCATCACTTCATCCGTATGTTCACCAAGCAATGGCGCGGGTCGCTGGATTATATTCGGTGAATTGGCCAGTAGCCACGGAATGCCAGTGTGAATGCGTTCGCCGACTTCAGCATGCGGCAATTTAGCAATGAAGCCACGTTCGTTGAGGTGTGGATCTTCGGTGAGGTCTTTGCTGTTCATTGATGGGAATGCGGCGACACCAACAGCTTGTAATGTTCGCGTCACTTCCCACTTATCACGTTGCAACGTCCACTCAGTCAGGATCTGCTCAAGCGCTGCTTCATTGGCTTTGCGCTCTTTGGCGGTGCGGAAGCGTGCATCACTTCCCAACTGCGGCTGGCCAATCGCTTTGCAGAGCGCTTGCCATTCGGCATCTGAACCACAGGCAATCGACACCCATTCATCTTCACCTTTGCAACGGAAACAATTGTGCGGAGCCATGAAGATGTCGTGATTGCCGTCACGTGGCAGCTCCACGTTGTTCATCACGTATTCCATCCAGCCTTCGGGCATCAGCGCAGTCATCGCTTCCCACATCGACGTGTCGATGCATTGTCCTTGGCCGGTCCGCTTACGCGCTGCCAGCGCGGCGCAGATGGCAGTCGCGGCATTGATACCACCATTCGGATCACCAAGTGAGAGGCCAACTTCTTGCGGCGGGCCACCGGCATAGCCAGTCAACGCTGACATCCCAGTCAGCGGCGCCATCGCCGGGCCATAGCCCATGTATTCGCGTTGCGGACCAGTGTGGCCGTAGCCAGTAATCGACGCGTAAATAATGTCTGGCTTGATTTTCTTCACTTCCTCATAACTCAAGCCCAGTCGCTCCATCACGCCAGTGGCAAAGTTGTTCACCACCACATCACTCCTCTTGATCAGCTCTCTGACCAGCGCCATGCCTTCAGGTTTGTCGAAGTTGAGGAGCAAACTCTTTTTGCCAATGCTCCATTGATTGAAAAGGCCAGAACGATTGACGCCCCCTTTCATACCTTTGGGATAGAGCGGCAAACGACGAGTGATATCCACACGGCCTTGCGACTCGATCTTAATGACCTCCGCTCCCAAGTGCGCCAGATGCATTGTGCAGTACGGTCCAGCCCACACCCAGGTGAAGTCAGCCACACGAACTCCCGAGAGTGGAAGAGACGATTGCTTGCCGTTGGTTTCGATATTGACCGTTTGTGGAGGGACGCCCTTCCGGAGCGATGTTGCACCAAGTGCCTCTTCATTATGTTCCCCAAGCAGCGGTGCCGGGCGACGAATCTTCCACCACGGTTCGGTCAATTTGTACGGCGCGCCGAGATGGGACAATTTTCCGGCCTTTGGATGTGTTACATCAACAAAGAACTCACGCGCGTGGAGTTGCTCTTGTGTAGACATTTCCTTCATAGTAAATACCGGCGCGAGGCAGATGCGACGCGCTTGTCCAGCCCGCCACAGATCATCAACCGTCCAGTCTTGCATCCATTCTTCGAGATAGATTTTCAGTGCGTCGTAGTTCTTTGCGCGATTCAACTGGTCTTGGAAAATTTCCCAACTTGCCCACTCGGGGTTGCCCATCAGTTCGACCAAGCGTTGCCACTGGTCTTCTTCGACGTTGAGTAAGAAGATCAGTCCGTCTTTGCACTGGAACATGCCCCACGGATAGAGCTG belongs to Deltaproteobacteria bacterium and includes:
- a CDS encoding CoA transferase — protein: MQGLEGVKVLELGNMVSAAYATKLMADLGADVIKVEEPTGDIARQRGPFPGNVVDPEKSGLFLSLNTNKRSVTLDLRRDTEKLLHLVSQADIVVHNYTPAEMAEYGIDYDRFRQENAHLVMCSVTPFGLTGPYKDYKSYELTMTHGGGWGWLSPGALDDPELPPLKAAGQQADFQAALCAATATLAAYYRMLNGGVGEHIDLSVQSYTASFLEQNFIYYTYLDRIASRLGRRQLYPWGMFQCKDGLIFLLNVEEDQWQRLVELMGNPEWASWEIFQDQLNRAKNYDALKIYLEEWMQDWTVDDLWRAGQARRICLAPVFTMKEMSTQEQLHAREFFVDVTHPKAGKLSHLGAPYKLTEPWWKIRRPAPLLGEHNEEALGATSLRKGVPPQTVNIETNGKQSSLPLSGVRVADFTWVWAGPYCTMHLAHLGAEVIKIESQGRVDITRRLPLYPKGMKGGVNRSGLFNQWSIGKKSLLLNFDKPEGMALVRELIKRSDVVVNNFATGVMERLGLSYEEVKKIKPDIIYASITGYGHTGPQREYMGYGPAMAPLTGMSALTGYAGGPPQEVGLSLGDPNGGINAATAICAALAARKRTGQGQCIDTSMWEAMTALMPEGWMEYVMNNVELPRDGNHDIFMAPHNCFRCKGEDEWVSIACGSDAEWQALCKAIGQPQLGSDARFRTAKERKANEAALEQILTEWTLQRDKWEVTRTLQAVGVAAFPSMNSKDLTEDPHLNERGFIAKLPHAEVGERIHTGIPWLLANSPNIIQRPAPLLGEHTDEVMRSVFGYSDEVIAKLKEEKVLY
- a CDS encoding 2-(1,2-epoxy-1,2-dihydrophenyl)acetyl-CoA isomerase, with translation MTFRHLLVHRDAGITRLVLNRPERLNALNVRVGVELLQALEECDRDENVRVVILTGAGRAFCAGDDLKGMTDPGEPDFRYKDPAKQYVKGEGRWPLVVAKIRALSKPVIAMINGHAHGAGFNLALGCDLRVMADSATLCIPFVKRGIATGTSLLQQFVGIGKAMEWALLAKQLSAQEAERWGLVNRVVPLAQLEEATLEWAREFAEGPTLTYAYTKAAIIHGWEETSPEAAYEHQGYALYLAQQTEDFNEGRRAFIEKRPPKFRGR